In the Salvia miltiorrhiza cultivar Shanhuang (shh) chromosome 8, IMPLAD_Smil_shh, whole genome shotgun sequence genome, TTCTGAAGTTTTTGGCATTCATAGGTCTTTGTAAGTCAATAAATCTGCCCAATTTCCACCCTCTAATTAGTAGTAATATATTTCTGCCAAAAGAAAATTCGATGCTTTAACTAATCCCTGCTAATTACATTTACACAACCAAGATTGTAGTTATCGTAATTCATTTCTGCATGATGCATACTCTGTGCAAATCgtcaataaaatatatatcacTTATTTCGATCTTTCCCTGGTCAATGTAAATAGTCAttatccgtcccacgaatcttggcacgtttggtttcggcaccggaattaaggagttgtagattaatgttttaagtgtgtagttaataaagtataaaagtgatgataaagtaggagagcatgtaataattattaccttatttggaaatgtgtcaaaattcgtgggacggcccaaaaagaaaaaaagtgtcaagattcgtgggacgggaGGAGTACAAAATTTGTAGTTAACTATATAGTCTAGGAGAAAGTTCATCCGTATAATAAAGTGAAATAAAGATTTTTGAACTCATGCTTGTCAACATTTAggattaataattttataccaaTCCATAAAGTAAATAAGCATTGAACTCAACATACATATAGCTAAAAATCTTGCTATACTagcaattaataaataaataaagttgccatgataattaataaatgaaaGTGAAACACGATATATAGAGCAGCAAAGATTGGAGAGGTGCCATAATTGATAAATTCACATGAATCTCCTTGTCTTAATTCTTTGATCACACCTTTCCCTGAGGCCATGGAGCTGCCTCTCCCACAGCTTTCTGGATCCGTCGAGTTGAAGGTCGTAGATTTGGCGCGATTTGGGGTCGGAGAGGGTGTCGTAGGCGTGGCGTATCTCGATGAATCGAGGCGTGGATTGAGGGTTTGTGCAGACATCAGGGTGGTAGAGAAGAGCCATGGATCTGTAGGCTCTCTTGATCTCATCGAACCCTACATTTggcgatgagagagagagaagtcggTACAAGTTCATTTTCGGCGGCATGCATGAAATTATGGCTTTCTTTCTAGGGTTTTTGGAGGCTAGGTTGCGTTTCTGTAATAACTTGTGGTTGCTCTTGCTCATGCTCATGGACGCCTCCATTTTAACAAGAGTATAAAAATTGTGAGTGTGTTTGGGTACCTATTTATAGTTAACACACATATCTTTGGAAATTCATAAAAACAAATGTTTTCCTAAGGGCGTGCGTGCGTGAGTGAGAGAATAAAGGTTTAATTTAGAAACTTTTGAAAGGAGATGAGGTGTGAACAGTGAAAGTTTCAACGCGGTGCGCCAGATATTTGGCGTTATTTCTGTTAAGTTAATGTATTGCTTCATTTAAATTGGCATTTGTTTAATTTGGCCTGCATATATGCCCTATTTTCTTGTATAATAGACAACAAGAATTTCACGGCggcaccaaaaaaaaaatgaagagagagggagagaaagaggATAATGGTACTTAATATAATGTCATTTGGGGACAATTTTTTACAAGATTaattttgtatataaattattataaatttttaattaataattttttattttgtacataaatttaaaatttgtaataaaaaatt is a window encoding:
- the LOC131001398 gene encoding chaperone protein dnaJ 20, chloroplastic-like, encoding MSMSKSNHKLLQKRNLASKNPRKKAIISCMPPKMNLYRLLSLSSPNVGFDEIKRAYRSMALLYHPDVCTNPQSTPRFIEIRHAYDTLSDPKSRQIYDLQLDGSRKLWERQLHGLRERCDQRIKTRRFM